A stretch of Phytoactinopolyspora mesophila DNA encodes these proteins:
- the dcd gene encoding dCTP deaminase, which yields MLLSDRDIKAAVENKRVALDPYDPDMVQPSSIDVRLDRYFRVFENHRYPHIDPSEEQPDLTRLVEPVQGEAFILHPGEFVLASTLEVVTLAEDVAARLEGKSSLGRLGLLTHSTAGFIDPGFNGHVTLELSNVATLPMKLWPGMKIGQLCFFALSSPAEEPYGSGRYGSRYQGQRGPTPSRSFLSFHRADI from the coding sequence ATGCTGCTTTCGGATCGGGACATCAAAGCCGCCGTCGAGAACAAACGGGTGGCGCTGGATCCCTACGATCCTGACATGGTGCAGCCGTCGAGCATCGATGTGCGGCTCGACCGGTACTTCCGGGTCTTCGAGAACCACCGGTATCCGCATATCGACCCGTCGGAGGAACAACCTGACCTGACCCGGCTCGTCGAGCCGGTGCAGGGCGAGGCGTTCATCTTGCATCCCGGTGAGTTCGTGCTGGCATCCACCCTCGAAGTCGTGACGCTGGCCGAGGATGTCGCCGCCAGGCTCGAAGGAAAGTCCTCGTTGGGCCGGCTGGGCCTGCTCACACACTCGACGGCCGGTTTCATCGATCCCGGATTCAACGGCCACGTCACACTGGAGCTGTCGAATGTCGCCACGCTTCCGATGAAGCTGTGGCCGGGCATGAAGATCGGGCAGCTGTGTTTCTTCGCCCTGAGCAGCCCAGCGGAGGAGCCGTACGGTTCCGGTCGGTATGGTTCGCGCTACCAGGGTCAACGCGGCCCCACCCCGAGCCGTTCGTTTCTGAGTTTCCACCGGGCGGACATCTAA
- a CDS encoding (Fe-S)-binding protein, with product MQYVAVAVALGVTALALVVLTDAIIRIVRVIRVGQPEHGRTDHPGRRVATVAREFFGHTKMVKRPLVGVAHWFVAMGFFLLFITLVTAYGQLFDAEFALPLIGHWHPLEWLLEAFAWLTLLGILTLTVIRQVSHPREKGRRSRFFGSTFWQAYYVEFTIGAIATSILLLRGLEYRLMGDASHFPFTFFIGEAFSGVATSTVEMTVHVVAAVKITISWLFFAVISWHLTMGVAWHRGLAFFNIFFKRNADGRPALGAAKPLAVKGEPVDFENIDDLDEDAALGVGRVEDFSWKGLLDFNTCTECGRCQSQCPAWHTDKPLSPKLMIMQLRDHAFTKAPYLLAGGGKDMMGEEQATPEQLADVPAAALAEAERALVGPTEGDPARPHGGAVIDPDVLWSCTMCGACVEQCPVDIEHVDHILDLRRYQTLIETEFPNELNGLFKNLEKSGNPWGMNASKRMEWASTLPFEVKQVGVDVESLDEVDWLFWIGCAGAFEDRAKKTSQAVAELLHTAGVSFAVLGDGETCTGDPARRSGNEFLYQQLALQNVEVLRETKAVRVVSSCAHCFNTLKNEYQQLGLELEVVHHTQLLNRLVREGKLTPVAPPEGEVAGRSVTYHDPCYVGRHNQVYEPPRELVGALPGVEYREMPRSGSTSFCCGAGGARMWMEERIGKRINTDRTEEALNTLGATNGDATAGAGSIAVGCPFCRVMLSDGLTEAQANGQGENVDVVDVAQLLLAGVRRGTAQRDALAEKAE from the coding sequence ATGCAATACGTCGCCGTTGCCGTAGCGCTTGGGGTCACCGCGCTGGCACTCGTGGTGCTGACCGACGCCATCATCCGGATCGTGCGGGTCATCCGGGTAGGACAGCCTGAGCACGGCCGCACCGACCACCCCGGCCGCCGGGTCGCCACCGTCGCCCGGGAGTTCTTCGGGCATACCAAGATGGTCAAGAGACCGCTGGTGGGCGTGGCGCACTGGTTCGTCGCGATGGGCTTCTTCCTCCTGTTCATCACCCTCGTGACCGCCTATGGTCAGCTCTTCGACGCAGAGTTCGCGCTGCCGCTCATCGGGCACTGGCACCCACTGGAATGGCTGCTCGAGGCCTTCGCCTGGCTGACTCTCCTGGGCATTCTCACCCTCACCGTCATCCGCCAGGTGAGTCACCCGCGTGAAAAGGGCCGGCGTTCGCGCTTCTTCGGCTCGACGTTCTGGCAGGCGTACTACGTCGAGTTCACCATCGGCGCCATCGCCACCTCCATCCTGCTGCTACGCGGGCTGGAGTACCGGCTGATGGGCGATGCCTCCCACTTCCCCTTCACGTTCTTCATCGGCGAGGCGTTCTCGGGGGTGGCCACCTCCACCGTCGAGATGACGGTGCACGTCGTCGCCGCCGTCAAGATCACGATCTCGTGGTTGTTCTTCGCCGTGATCTCCTGGCACCTCACCATGGGCGTGGCCTGGCACCGAGGGCTGGCATTCTTCAACATCTTCTTCAAGCGCAACGCCGACGGCCGCCCCGCACTCGGTGCCGCGAAGCCGTTGGCTGTCAAGGGCGAACCCGTCGACTTCGAGAACATCGACGATCTCGACGAAGATGCCGCTCTCGGCGTCGGCCGAGTCGAAGACTTCTCCTGGAAGGGCCTGCTCGACTTCAACACCTGCACCGAGTGCGGGCGATGCCAGTCGCAGTGCCCGGCCTGGCACACCGACAAGCCGCTGTCACCGAAGCTGATGATCATGCAGCTTCGCGACCACGCATTCACCAAGGCCCCCTACCTGCTGGCGGGTGGAGGCAAAGACATGATGGGCGAGGAGCAAGCCACGCCGGAGCAGCTGGCCGACGTCCCGGCCGCTGCCCTCGCCGAAGCCGAGCGCGCGTTGGTCGGGCCCACGGAAGGCGACCCTGCCCGCCCGCACGGCGGAGCGGTCATCGATCCCGACGTGCTCTGGTCATGCACCATGTGCGGCGCCTGCGTCGAGCAGTGTCCGGTGGACATCGAGCACGTCGACCACATCCTCGACCTGCGCCGCTATCAGACCCTCATCGAGACCGAATTCCCCAACGAGCTCAACGGGCTGTTCAAGAACCTCGAGAAGTCCGGCAATCCGTGGGGCATGAACGCCTCCAAGCGGATGGAATGGGCCAGCACGCTGCCGTTCGAAGTCAAGCAGGTCGGGGTCGACGTCGAGTCGCTCGACGAGGTCGACTGGCTGTTCTGGATCGGCTGCGCCGGCGCCTTCGAAGACCGTGCCAAGAAGACCAGCCAAGCCGTCGCCGAATTGCTGCACACCGCGGGTGTCTCCTTCGCGGTCCTGGGCGACGGCGAGACCTGCACCGGCGACCCCGCACGACGTTCCGGTAACGAGTTCTTGTACCAGCAGTTGGCCCTGCAAAACGTCGAGGTCCTGCGCGAGACCAAGGCCGTACGTGTGGTCTCCAGCTGCGCACACTGTTTCAACACGCTCAAGAACGAGTACCAGCAGCTGGGCCTCGAGCTCGAGGTCGTCCACCACACGCAGCTACTCAACCGGCTGGTCCGCGAGGGCAAGCTCACCCCGGTGGCGCCACCGGAGGGCGAGGTCGCCGGTCGATCCGTCACGTACCACGACCCTTGCTACGTGGGACGGCACAACCAGGTGTACGAACCCCCTCGCGAGCTCGTCGGCGCGCTTCCCGGAGTCGAGTACCGGGAGATGCCCCGCAGTGGTTCCACGTCGTTCTGCTGTGGCGCCGGTGGTGCCCGCATGTGGATGGAAGAGCGCATCGGCAAGCGGATCAACACCGACCGCACCGAAGAAGCACTGAACACCCTCGGCGCGACCAACGGCGATGCCACAGCGGGCGCCGGGTCGATCGCCGTGGGCTGCCCGTTCTGCCGCGTCATGCTGTCCGACGGTCTCACCGAAGCGCAGGCCAACGGCCAGGGCGAGAACGTCGACGTCGTAGACGTTGCCCAGCTGCTGCTCGCGGGCGTCAGGCGGGGCACCGCACAACGCGACGCCCTCGCGGAGAAGGCCGAGTAA